The following are encoded together in the Iodobacter fluviatilis genome:
- a CDS encoding ZrgA family zinc uptake protein yields MNKLLIAALLSLGLSHVAAAHGAHAHGVAEMNIAIEGRQLLITLESPADNFLGFEHSPKTDAEKATFKKVSEQLQNASVLFVPDAAAQCKAAAPVVKMPDFSKGGHSDIDAEYRFECATPPNSISLTLWKNFGGFKIINANLATAKGQKQIKLKAVQVLNLK; encoded by the coding sequence ATGAATAAACTACTCATTGCCGCTCTACTCTCTTTGGGCTTAAGTCATGTTGCCGCTGCTCATGGTGCGCATGCGCATGGCGTTGCTGAAATGAACATAGCAATCGAGGGGAGGCAATTGTTAATTACTTTAGAAAGCCCCGCGGACAATTTCCTTGGTTTTGAACACAGTCCTAAAACTGACGCAGAAAAAGCTACGTTTAAAAAAGTAAGTGAGCAATTACAAAATGCATCTGTCTTGTTTGTTCCTGATGCCGCCGCCCAGTGTAAAGCCGCCGCGCCAGTGGTTAAAATGCCTGATTTTAGCAAAGGGGGCCATAGCGATATCGATGCGGAATATCGTTTTGAGTGCGCCACCCCTCCTAATAGCATTAGCCTTACGCTATGGAAAAATTTCGGAGGTTTTAAGATCATCAACGCCAACCTAGCCACTGCAAAAGGCCAAAAGCAAATCAAATTAAAAGCTGTGCAAGTATTAAATCTCAAATAA